From the Hordeum vulgare subsp. vulgare chromosome 1H, MorexV3_pseudomolecules_assembly, whole genome shotgun sequence genome, the window ttctatgatgctccccaccgggagtgagtaattacttcgtaggctcgctggtcggtgaggagttggaATTTGGTGAAGGAGTTCGCAAGACTGAGTTGACTTTTAGGTTTTTGGGTAGATTGACTTGAGAATGTGGTTGAGGGTATTTGATGGAAAATCTCTAAGCAATTGAGCAAGTGAGTCATCATCAAAACCTCATCGCCccttaatagtattgactttcctatagACTCAATGTGATCAGTGATCACTCAATATAAAATTCACAATCTTGAAGCTTTTGCCAATGTGTTTCTAGCATCATGAAGAGTCCACAAGCACATATCCTAGTCATGCCAATCACtgaacttttcctgaaattatcttgagtagtcattaaTTCAATGAGCTATATGTTGTgattattaccaaaaccaccaagggatagGATACACTTTCACGACCCAATATGGATTCTGCCTAATTCAAATTCATACTAGGACTTGGATCGACATGTGTTCGTAGGATCATGAAATCGTAGGATCTTAGGAGTCGAATCGTGACTCTAACTACCTATCAACCACCCAAAGCAGGGAATCATCGAGGCAGGGCATTGCTGTATGTAATTTCAGCCTCACAACCAACCTCCACCTAGAAGCCATGACAACATCACCATCGCAATGGATCGCCACTACCCACCGCCTCCAAGCATCAACCACCCAAAGCAAGGCACCATCGAGATAGGGCATCGTCCTCTGCAACTTCAGCCTCACAACCAACCTCCACCTATAATCCCCAACACCATCACCACTGTCTTCACAAGTAGTCTTGACAATGCTCCTGGACAAATAGACGATGTGAAAGAATCTGCAAAAGGGTTTCCATCATGTGATCGCACAGATCTAATGTTACCCACGAAGCTTCAAAGAGAGCATCACCTCTATGATACCATCAGGAATGACACTCTATAACGTCGTCATCACTAGCTTTGGCCACGGCTAGAAGTTGGACTAGGAGGCAACAAGAGATGCCTGGCCGTGAAAAGGGAAGGTTGCAACAGACCAAGCGCAACACTACCTAGTCTCCCAGCCTCCATGTGCTAGGCGCCATACCAGCGGCTTTGCCCGCGATGGTAGCAGGATCACACATGGGTAGTTTTGTGTCTCCTGGCTTACTCGGAAACCTTAAAATGTGGGCACTACTCCAGCATGCACTAAACCTGATTCTTGGGAAAATAAATGGGAAAAAACCCTTCATCATAGGTCAATTATGGGAACTGAACCCTCGTAGGCAGCCTTGCAACTCAGCTTGGACGAGACGAGCGGTCTTTCGGACTGGCTCATGGCTCGCTCGGTCCGGGCCAGCTTGGTCCTGGCTCGATAAAAAAATCGGTCGGTCCAGGCCCTGAAAACAGGACCGAAAATTCCTCGGTCCGGTCCGGTTAAATCTCGGCGGACCGAGCGGACCGAGCGAAGCTTTAGTGGCATGGCGAGAGCATGGCGGCGGCATGGCCGAGGCAGGGCGGGGGCGTGGCCGGAGTGTGGCTGGGGCTTGCCGGGGCCGCGGTGACGGTGTGTGAGGTGTGTGGCGAGGACGTGGTGGCCAGGCATGACAGGGGTGGTCGCCGTCGCGGTGGCCGCCGTTTGTGGTTCCGCGCGGCCAACGGACTCTCTGGACCTGGAAACCATGTCCACTGGACCTGCTTCACTTGAatctatcatcttcatcaaaaaaTCGACAAGGGAGGTCCTACATCGCCTCATCAGCCATCGTCTCTTTCATCTCCGTCCACCGGCCGTCGTGCCAGATTCATCGCCGATGAGCCCCCTCTGGTGTTCTTCTTGGTCACGTAGCTTTCTCTGATTCTTCTCAAGCTCCCGGACATCTTTTCGATGAGCTGCGCTTCCTCTAGCTTCGATGAGCCGTCGTCAGAGCTCTAAAGCCCGCTCTATCCATGTATTGGCCGGTCTCGGTCCGGCACGAGCTCGGCCATTGCCGGTCCGGTCCCTGAAGACAGGACCGCAACGCTGCTTGGTCCGGTCCAAACCGGACCGCTGGCGGCCGGTCCAAACGCCGGCTCGGACCGTGTTCAGGCTGACTCGCAACCACGTGCCTAACCATTGAGCCAATGCTTTGTTTGCTAGCTCTAATACTATGCTCTATAGAAATAGTACTTCTACCGTTTTTGTAATGTTGTTAACCACTTGTTGCATGTTACTGACACCTATATATACATATCTCTATGATTTGATGTCCTCGATCGAGGTGTTTCACATCAGTTATCATTGCAGTACAAAACAAATTGACTAAACAGGCTGCAGGTTAATTAGATGGACTACACACTGTTTCTATGAGCTTGATCTCCTGTTGCTGCCAGACATGCATATGCCGCGCCCATCATTGACCACTTTCTCCACAGACCACAGTATGTTGCCCatgcttctttctttcttttttgttgggAGTTACTACTTGTGCTTCTTAACCAAGGAAGATTATATTCACTTGTCAATCACCGGCCTCATTGGTTGAAACCAATTCAACTGGAAGATACTACTGGCTAAACTGAGCAAATCATTTGACCCATGTACGCGTGAGATCCGCAAATGAAGGAATGCCAAATTGACAAGAGCGTACAAATTCCCCCCAGCTAGATCGATAGCCAGTTCATCAAATCAGGCAGAAACATGTGCACCGCCTCTGAAATCCCCAGGCTTTGCTAGTGGGAGTGGTACATGGCTCAATAGATTAAACGGGACGGTGTGGTGGGAGCGCTTGGCTAAACTATGCCGCGGAGTCAAATGGTTACGTGCGCGCGCCGATGGATTCGACGCCCCGGGTAGAGAACATGTGGTGAAACGGTGGCTGGGCATGTGCTCGGATTCGAAAACCAACACGAACTGGCCTCTCCCATGCAATGCAACAAACCCTTTACATTACGTGCGTCCCAAAGGGTCCAAGTCAGGCCGGCGTCTCTGTATTTGTCACTGCAATTTGTTGCGCTGAGTTAAGGCTTTGGTCAGCTGGTCGTGTGCAGTTCAGCTGCTCAACGTGGCAAGGCCAGCAGCCACACCCGTATACTCCATAGGATGCTGAGGTAAATTCGCCAGTCGCTGGGGTTAACTGGAGGGTTGCCGGCCTCTCTGGTGATATTTTGCAGGGAGTCTGGCTCATAGGGTACTGCCTGCCATGTTTTCCACCGGGGGTGTTCTCTACAATACTGCGTGATTTGACTTGCACCATGCCTAAAGCTAACCAAACATTCCAGTCCTTAGGTCAGAAGAGATCGGGAGTACATCTGCACTGCACACGGTCATGTGCCGACGATGATGCCTCAGCCCACTCAACTTCCGGATCTGGCTAGCAAGTCACAAGTCAATCCATGAGCCAATTTGCATGCCGAGCTAGCTTGGCTAGGAACAAGCTtttcatgtgcagacatggcacgGGGTCTCATAGTCACATGCCAACGCATTACCAGCAACGCGTCTAGCCTCGCATTCCAAATATCGTTCGCATTAAGGTCGGGATTTCCAGGGTATCATTACTAGAGGGAAGATGCATGTGGGTACGAGTAAAATTAAATCACCGTGACCCCACACTTTTTTGGCAACAAAAGAAACACATGTATCTAAAACTCATCAAATCACTCAACCCATGATCGTCAACGAAAGACTTTGAGCTAGCAAAAGCTTGCGTGACAAAGATAAGGAATTTGGAGCATATGCGCAACACAAAATTTTAGGAGTGCGCTCATGCGACGACAGCCAAGAGATCCGACTCTCTGCAGAAGCAGTGCTTCTCTTCTGTTCCCAGGTCCACCTGTAGGAATGCATCAACACAATGAACCATTGCATAACAATGAACCAGGAGGTATTTGCCACCATGACAAACCCACAAAAAATGTCTAAGTTACAAGCGAGACACTAGCTTACCTCATAAGCGTTTATGTCCGAGAAGAGAACCTGCAACAATCACAAGAAGAGCATGGTTAGAAAATCCCATGTGCTACGTAATTATATTAGTATAAAAGAATACATACATGAAACACCTATGTTAACCATCAAAGCTGATAGAAGAAAATTGTAAGTAACGCATGGCACGTGTGAGAGCAGGAAGCATTGCAGATACATAATAAACTAACAGACAGAAAATTGAACAACCAGGCAGAGGTGTTATCAGATATATGCAGCATACTGTGTTCATCGTTTTGGAGGAGATAAAAGCAGCAAAACAAAACATGTACTGCTGTATTTCTCCAAAACCGGAGTTAGTTTAACATTATATTGAATAAAACACATGCACACATTTGGCACTGAAAGGATCCATGTTCAAtacagcaaaaaaaaaaaaaaactgcatgtcagtttctttccAAGAAGGCTCAACACACCTTGCCCTATAACATAGCAAAACGTTGGATTTGCTAGTTGCGTAAATATAAAGAAAGATATGCATACACAACCAAATCAATAAAGGGAAAGTCAATTGCTCATGTAGGAAGCTTTGAGAAGCCCTCACTGATCATGGAGGTCATTTTCAGCTAATTTTGAGGCAACTATTCTTCGCGGTATATGGTGTTGAACATAAAAATATATTGTGTGATTGGTTGGTAGTTGCGCCTTGCAGGTTAGCATGAGCATTTTCTTTCAGACAACAAGCCTTGTCTATATTTCAACCTGGTTAGCAATGGCCACCAGCTCACTTTTAGCCACTAAAGGGCAGTATCTAGACATGGAGTGCATTTTCTTATCTATACCACTATATAGTGTACAAATAACATTAAATATCAGCTGTTGAATGAAGCTGATCCAACGGTTGAGAGGTGGCAAATCCGAGTAATCTTGGCCATTGGATAATCTCTCCACCACATTAGATTCTGCCATGTGTACTAATCCAGacgattccacacttgtgcttatgcaCAAACTTGAAAACAAAGGCACTTCTCCTTTCTTCTAGACTCTTCCATACTCCAGTTCCCCAAGTTCTTCTCTGTTTAAAGAATCTCCATTCATATTTATTCTATCATTTACGTTGTACAATATCCACATAACACATACACTTCTCATTTGTTCTAGATTCTTTTATACTCccaccgtcccaaaataagtgtctcaactttgtacaagctctagtacaaaattgcactaagcttgagacacttattttgagacggagggagtacttcagtTCTCCCAAGTTGTTCTCTTCCAAAAGATTTGACATTTATTTTTacattatttgttttgttttggttCAAAGCGGATGCAATATCTTTCCAAAGTCCAAATTTATTTGCAAATGGAGTACTCAATTGTTCTTACATAAGGTGTATTTATTTTTTGATAAAACTCGACAATGTAAGGTGCATTTTTTTCTAATTCCTCGTAATTCCGTTTTTAGGCCTCCAGAAAAAAGGTAAGTACCTCTCCCCCAATGACATGTATCCATCCTtgtagagaaagaaaaaaagaaaaatatcgCTCTCCCGATTGCGTGTATCTCTTCATTTCCTGGACTAAATGATATACTTAGCCGCTAATCAATGATTTAGCCAAGGTTAATTTCGCCCAAAATTGGCTATAATTATGTGTCTTGGTCACCGTGCCGAAAATAATACACCTTACATAAAGATGGAGGGGTATTACACAAGAGTTTCGTGTAGTATATAACTTGATTTCGAATGggataggcaatgagacataaaccTACATCTTAGTTAAATTTCATTTGTGTGTTTGACTCTAAATGTATATGTGTACCTATTGTAATGTGGTATGTTGATCTCTGGTTGCACTTCACTCTTACATGCAAGACACGTGTAACTTCCTAGTAGATGAAGTGTGTCGTCACATCTATGACTATAACTTGTGTTGGTAAATACAGGCAAAAGCAAGCAAGCCAAACTGAAAATAATCACCATTTGTTTTATGCAACACTAACATCCAACTCCCCGTTTTCATTAACATACTTCCAGAATCCAAAAGAAGCAGCACTGCAGGAAGATTATATAGATGCAATATCAACAGCACAAGGAACAACGTGCAAAGCATATACTTGCTTCGTGTGCAAGCATTCACTGCTCCTTTGTTTGTGAAAAGCTTGGACAGGCATTAAAAGGAGACCCTTGAGGAAAAAAGAAATAATCTACTCACCTTCTTTCCAGCTTCAACTTCACTAACATCAACACCGACCGATAAAATCTGCCTCAACAGAGAAACATTGTGAGATTATAGCCTGATAAAGTTACCACAGCACAGCAGACGCTTATAGTGACTTAAAATGTTACCTCGCCCATCAAATATCTCTCAAATTTAACAGCAGATTTTGGTAGCAGAACTCCCCCAGCAGATTTCTGCAGTTCAAACAGTTCCCTTAGAACAATCAGCCAGacaataagaaaattttctcctaTATAAACTTTACTCGTAACATAAAATACAAAACACGTTAAATCCCCAGAATATGCAGTGATATAGGCTAGTCAAAGAAAATATTGCTTCTAGAAAAGTAGACAACAGCAATACTGATTTAGGGCTACTGGATCCACAGCATGTCCAACTATTTACACTATGTATAAGCATTACAAAACACCCGATCATTATTTCTTACTATCCCAAGGGAATAGGGCTCAATAGTCGTATCACGTTTTTCCATGAAATTTATCACATGTGGAATTAAATGCAGAAAACTACTTCCTGACATATCTTAAATTGTCATTCCAAAACGTGCTCTGCCTTAGTTCAAGTTGTACTACCTTCATAGCACCACAAGATTATGTATTTTTTCTATAAGCTACGTGCATATACAATTCAAGTTCCAGCTTAGTTTAACTGAACCAAGTTCAGATGTGGTAAACCACTATAGATTTGTGAAGAATATAGCTATAGTCCAAATTTAGCGTTTGGGTATCTCAAAACGTGACCACTTAGGACAACTTTCCTACAATTTTCACGTCATCTGTTCACCGGTGTGTAGCGGTATACTTAAGAGGGATTCATTCGACTAGAAATCTAGAAGCACTGCAAGTGGGTAATACACACCACTGCAAGCAAGCAATGGGCCAATGGGAACAAATAAACAAAGTAAATTCGGCAAACCGAAAGACACTGGTTCGCAGCGGAGAGACCTCTGGGATAGTCTCGAGACGGACGAGCACCCGGTCGGACTGCGGCTCCACCTGACAAAACGAAGACCAGCAAAGGCAGCAGAGCGTCAGACCTCTGAACCACAAATCCCACCAAAAAAGGTAAAATAATTAGCTGAGCAGACGCGTCTcgtcggcggcgcggcggcggtcACCTTGGATGGGTCGCACTTGATGGCGGCGCGCACGCGCACGGAGGATGCGGCGCGGCGGCCGGGGGCGGCGACCGGCCTGCGGCTGGTGCTCCCGACGGCGCCGTGGAGGAGGAAgggcgaggtggcggcggcgaggagggagggGGCCATTGGGAGGAGGATGCTGGTGGATGCGCCCGGAGGGTTCTAGGGGGAGAGGAGGGTTTTGCTCGGCAGCTTCGCTCAGCggggaggagatgggggaggcTCCTCTTATCTGCTTTGCTTTCGCAGGAGGAAGACGGCAACGGATGGGTTGTTTTCTTCTCGATGGTTCCGCCAGGGTTTAACGGGCTGTGCAGTTTCTCATGGACCTATCGGTCAATTGATTACATAGGCTAGGCCCAAAGATGAGCCGTCATGTTAAGCAAGGTTCTTATCAGATTGATGGCCATTTTGTGCTTAAAAAAAAACCACTCCCTCCTATCTTTTTTAGTTTGCATACGAAccgttctgttttagacagattttgttttgcttgcatagtttaattgttttgatgatgttatggattgtatcggggatataagcaatgaagaagttagaatacagtatctATTATGCAATgatgaaatatgaatcaatttataacattaGCTGAAGTATTtggtatgttgcttatactaacggatctcacagagttctgttgagttttgtgtgactgaagttttcaagttttgattgTTATCACGACGGACAAAGGAATAAAgagcggcaagagcctaagcttggggatgcctaagtcactcgaaggtaatattctaggaagaatcAAGTGTCTAACCTTGGAGATGCCctcgaaggtatcccctcttttgtctcaatccacGGGTAtgacacttggagctacatttttattcattacatgatatgagttttgcttggagagtcggttgcttttgtttgcttttaattttagtttgccacaatcataatttgctcgacacacctatttgagagacaaATACCTTCattataatttgttagaatactctatgtgcttcaattatatcttttgaacttAAAAGTTTctttagtacttcacttatatttttttgagcacggtggagtataaattttatagaaataattgcactcttgttcttcacttaaatttgtttgagagtttATATTCAGTAATggcaatttgcatgggtcataatactagtgcaaaaataataggtatccaacgagtgataatcaaaaccatcatgtagcacataaaagagaaattgtggg encodes:
- the LOC123438993 gene encoding 10 kDa chaperonin 1, chloroplastic-like; this translates as MAPSLLAAATSPFLLHGAVGSTSRRPVAAPGRRAASSVRVRAAIKCDPSKVEPQSDRVLVRLETIPEKSAGGVLLPKSAVKFERYLMGEILSVGVDVSEVEAGKKVLFSDINAYEVDLGTEEKHCFCRESDLLAVVA